In one window of Comamonas testosteroni DNA:
- a CDS encoding Trm112 family protein, translating to MDAKLLELLVCPVTKGPLRFDREHQELISHSARLAYPVRDGIPVLLENEARTLSDDELEEEKQ from the coding sequence ATGGACGCCAAACTTCTCGAACTGCTGGTCTGCCCCGTCACCAAGGGCCCGCTGCGCTTTGACCGCGAGCATCAGGAGCTGATCAGCCACAGCGCGCGTCTGGCCTATCCCGTGCGCGACGGCATCCCGGTGCTGCTGGAAAACGAAGCCCGCACCCTGTCCGACGACGAGCTGGAAGAAGAAAAGCAGTAA
- the lpxK gene encoding tetraacyldisaccharide 4'-kinase, with protein sequence MPQNTVQASSSQHGLRALWRQRGAGAWLLWPLSLVYGMLQAWNARRMRSRQQSTGVPVIVVGNVIAGGAGKTPVTQAVVAHLKARGWQPAIISRGYGRRIESGQDCREALPDSPASEVGDEPALLARSTGVPVFVASRRLQAAQALRQRYPQVDVIVSDDGLQHLALARDVELCVFNDEGVGNGFLLPAGPLREPWPRPVTATLHAGQPPRPLGTSPAFALQRNLAETAYNGHGQSIPLRSLAAQSPEAVAAVARPESFFAMLAAQGITAAATQALPDHYDFESFSRKLENDKPLICTEKDAVKLWRSHPEAWAVPLELQLPQAFWELLDAQLAKANANIRRGGKPG encoded by the coding sequence ATGCCTCAAAACACCGTCCAAGCATCCTCCTCGCAACATGGCTTGCGCGCCCTCTGGCGCCAGCGTGGAGCAGGCGCCTGGCTGCTGTGGCCGCTATCGCTGGTCTATGGAATGCTGCAGGCCTGGAATGCACGGCGCATGCGCAGCCGCCAGCAAAGCACCGGTGTGCCAGTCATCGTCGTTGGCAATGTGATTGCAGGCGGCGCGGGCAAGACCCCCGTGACTCAGGCCGTGGTGGCCCACCTCAAGGCCAGAGGCTGGCAGCCGGCCATCATCTCGCGCGGTTATGGCCGCAGGATAGAGAGCGGGCAGGATTGCCGCGAGGCCCTGCCCGACAGCCCCGCCAGCGAAGTCGGCGACGAACCCGCCTTGCTGGCGCGCAGCACCGGCGTGCCGGTCTTTGTTGCCTCCAGACGTCTGCAGGCGGCGCAAGCGCTGCGCCAGCGCTACCCGCAGGTCGATGTGATCGTGAGCGACGACGGCCTGCAACATCTAGCCCTGGCACGCGATGTGGAGTTGTGCGTCTTCAATGATGAAGGAGTCGGCAACGGCTTTTTGCTGCCCGCAGGCCCGCTGCGCGAGCCCTGGCCTCGCCCGGTGACGGCCACACTGCATGCCGGCCAGCCGCCCAGGCCGCTGGGCACGTCCCCGGCGTTCGCGCTGCAGCGCAACCTGGCCGAGACCGCCTACAACGGCCATGGTCAGAGCATCCCGCTGCGCAGCCTGGCCGCTCAGAGCCCGGAGGCCGTGGCCGCCGTGGCACGCCCCGAGTCCTTTTTTGCCATGCTGGCCGCGCAGGGCATCACTGCGGCGGCAACCCAGGCCCTGCCCGATCACTATGATTTCGAGAGCTTCTCGCGCAAGCTGGAAAACGACAAACCCTTGATTTGCACCGAAAAAGATGCCGTCAAACTCTGGCGCAGCCATCCTGAGGCCTGGGCTGTGCCCCTTGAGCTGCAGCTGCCGCAGGCCTTCTGGGAGCTGCTGGATGCACAGCTGGCCAAGGCCAACGCCAATATTCGCCGCGGTGGCAAGCCAGGCTGA
- a CDS encoding GntP family permease, with amino-acid sequence MISILGIVLSLGLLITLAYRGVSVLLLAPLTALLAVAVSAPWLMLASYTQIFMVSLGGFVIAYFPLFLLGAVFGKLMEASGAAHIIAQGIAAALGERRAILAVVLACAVLTYGGVSLFVVAFAVYPIALALFRRADIPRRLMPATIALGAFTFTMTALPGTPAIQNAIPMPYFGTTPFAAPGLGLIAAAVMLMLGLCWLHWRSAQARSRGEGFTAGDEAQQPADKLAPAAEATPSHLELGKALLPVAVVIALNYLLSVHVLPGLDTRYLAEARFGATSIEALRGIWAVIAALTAAICLLVAMWWSHLPQLKQLLDEGASASALPLLNTASQVGYGAVIASLAGFTLIRDAVLNIYPDNPLISMSIAINILAGITGSASGGMSIALQTLGSTWLQMGEAAGLSPQLLHRVTAVATGGLDTLPHNGAVITLLGICGLTHRQSYLDIAMVAIAPAVAALAVIVALGSLFGSF; translated from the coding sequence GTGATCAGCATTTTGGGCATCGTTCTTTCACTCGGTCTACTCATCACTTTGGCCTATCGCGGCGTCAGCGTGCTGCTGCTGGCGCCACTGACAGCCCTGCTGGCCGTAGCCGTCAGTGCACCGTGGCTGATGCTGGCCAGCTACACCCAGATCTTCATGGTCAGCCTTGGCGGCTTTGTCATCGCCTACTTTCCGCTGTTCTTGCTGGGCGCGGTCTTCGGCAAGCTCATGGAAGCTTCGGGTGCGGCTCACATCATTGCCCAGGGCATTGCGGCAGCACTGGGCGAGCGGCGCGCCATACTCGCCGTGGTGCTGGCCTGTGCCGTTCTCACCTACGGCGGCGTTTCCTTGTTTGTCGTGGCCTTTGCGGTATATCCCATCGCCCTGGCGCTTTTTAGGCGTGCCGACATCCCGCGCCGCCTCATGCCGGCCACGATTGCGCTGGGAGCCTTCACCTTCACCATGACGGCGCTGCCCGGCACGCCGGCCATCCAGAACGCGATTCCCATGCCCTATTTCGGCACCACGCCGTTTGCCGCGCCGGGGCTGGGCCTGATCGCCGCAGCCGTGATGCTGATGCTCGGCCTGTGCTGGCTGCACTGGCGCAGCGCGCAAGCGCGCTCCAGAGGCGAAGGCTTTACCGCCGGGGATGAAGCACAGCAGCCGGCAGACAAACTTGCTCCAGCGGCAGAGGCCACCCCCAGCCATCTGGAGCTGGGCAAGGCCTTGCTGCCTGTTGCCGTGGTGATCGCTCTGAACTATCTTTTATCCGTGCATGTGCTTCCGGGGCTGGACACGCGCTATCTGGCCGAAGCCCGTTTCGGCGCCACCAGCATCGAGGCGCTGCGCGGCATCTGGGCCGTGATTGCGGCCCTGACCGCAGCAATCTGCCTGTTGGTCGCCATGTGGTGGAGCCACCTGCCACAGCTCAAGCAACTGCTCGACGAAGGTGCCAGCGCCTCGGCCCTGCCGCTGCTGAACACAGCCTCCCAGGTCGGTTATGGTGCGGTCATCGCCTCGCTGGCAGGCTTCACGCTGATACGCGATGCGGTGCTGAACATCTACCCGGACAACCCGCTGATCTCGATGTCGATCGCCATCAATATTCTGGCCGGCATCACCGGCTCGGCCTCGGGCGGCATGAGTATCGCCCTGCAGACCCTGGGCAGCACCTGGCTGCAGATGGGCGAGGCTGCAGGCCTGTCGCCTCAGCTGCTGCACCGCGTCACGGCCGTGGCCACAGGCGGACTGGACACTTTGCCGCACAACGGCGCCGTCATCACCCTGCTGGGCATCTGCGGGCTCACGCATCGGCAGTCCTATCTGGACATTGCCATGGTGGCCATAGCCCCTGCCGTCGCTGCCCTTGCCGTCATCGTGGCGCTGGGCAGCCTGTTTGGCAGCTTTTGA
- a CDS encoding LysR family transcriptional regulator, whose translation MKTTLDELQAFVAVVDTGTITAASELLGLTISATSRTLGRLEEKLQTTLLRRTTRRLQLTEEGATFLQHARAILASVDEAEELMAARRMRPAGRLRVDAATPFMLHVLVPLIAGFRSRYPDVELELNSNEGIIDLLERRTDVAFRIGVLKDSTLHARPVGISRIRVLASPAYLKRHGTPVNATQLAQHSLLGFTQPESLNDWPLRDADGNAIRIRPDIASSSGETLRQMALAGLGIVCLSDFMTRADREQGSLVPLFGKQTLDICQPINAVYYRNTALAARITCFVDHVVETLGSRPFET comes from the coding sequence ATGAAGACCACGCTCGACGAATTGCAGGCCTTTGTGGCCGTCGTGGACACGGGCACCATCACAGCCGCTTCGGAGCTGCTGGGCCTGACGATTTCAGCCACCAGCCGTACGCTGGGGCGTCTGGAAGAAAAGCTGCAGACCACGCTGCTGCGCCGCACCACCAGGCGCCTGCAACTCACCGAGGAAGGCGCCACTTTTTTGCAGCATGCCCGCGCCATTCTTGCATCGGTCGACGAAGCGGAGGAGCTGATGGCAGCGCGACGCATGCGGCCGGCGGGAAGATTGCGTGTCGATGCGGCCACCCCCTTCATGCTGCATGTGCTGGTGCCGCTGATCGCGGGATTTCGCTCGCGCTATCCCGACGTCGAGCTCGAGCTGAACTCCAACGAAGGCATCATCGACCTGCTCGAGAGGCGCACCGATGTGGCATTTCGCATCGGCGTGCTCAAGGACTCCACGCTGCATGCCCGCCCGGTGGGCATCAGCCGCATACGCGTGCTGGCCAGCCCTGCCTATCTCAAGCGCCATGGCACACCGGTCAATGCGACCCAGCTCGCCCAGCACAGCCTGCTGGGCTTTACCCAGCCCGAGTCGCTCAACGACTGGCCGCTGCGCGACGCCGACGGCAATGCCATACGCATTCGCCCTGACATTGCCTCCTCCAGCGGCGAGACGCTCAGGCAGATGGCGCTGGCCGGCCTGGGCATCGTCTGCCTGTCGGACTTCATGACGCGCGCAGACCGCGAGCAAGGTAGTCTGGTGCCGCTGTTCGGCAAGCAGACGCTGGATATCTGTCAGCCCATCAATGCGGTCTACTATCGAAACACCGCGCTGGCGGCGCGCATCACCTGCTTTGTGGACCATGTGGTGGAAACGCTGGGCAGCCGCCCTTTCGAGACCTGA
- the dkgB gene encoding 2,5-didehydrogluconate reductase DkgB has product MNHIPSFGVGTFRLSGQTVIDSVRNALDVGYRAVDTAQIYGNEAEVGQAIADSGLARSDLFVTTKIWTDNYSRAKLIPSLQDSLRKLRSDYVDLTLIHWPAPGNGVDLSEYMDALAQAKARGLTRQIGISNFNVELTRQAIAAVGQGEIATNQIELSPYLQGRKLTAFLKEQGIQVTSYMTLAYGKVLKDPVLAQIAGKHQATVAQVALAWALQLGYAVIPSSTKRENLASNLLARDLRLDAEDMALIAALERNGREVSPEGLAPVWD; this is encoded by the coding sequence ATGAACCATATTCCTTCCTTCGGCGTCGGTACCTTCCGCCTCTCCGGTCAGACCGTGATCGATTCGGTGCGCAATGCACTCGATGTGGGCTACCGCGCAGTCGACACGGCGCAGATCTATGGCAACGAAGCCGAAGTCGGCCAGGCCATTGCCGACAGCGGTCTGGCGCGCAGCGATCTGTTTGTCACAACCAAGATCTGGACCGACAACTACAGCCGCGCCAAGCTGATCCCCAGCCTGCAGGACAGCCTCAGGAAACTGCGCAGCGACTATGTGGACCTGACCCTGATCCACTGGCCCGCACCCGGCAACGGCGTGGACCTGTCCGAGTACATGGACGCGCTGGCCCAGGCCAAGGCCAGGGGTCTGACCCGTCAGATCGGCATTTCCAACTTCAATGTCGAGCTGACCCGCCAGGCCATCGCCGCCGTGGGCCAGGGCGAGATTGCCACCAACCAGATCGAACTTAGCCCCTATCTGCAAGGCCGCAAGCTGACGGCCTTCCTCAAGGAGCAGGGCATTCAGGTCACTTCCTACATGACCCTGGCCTACGGCAAGGTGCTCAAGGACCCGGTGCTGGCGCAGATTGCGGGCAAGCACCAGGCCACGGTGGCGCAGGTGGCGCTGGCCTGGGCGCTGCAGCTGGGTTATGCGGTGATCCCGTCATCCACCAAGCGCGAGAACCTGGCCAGCAATCTGCTGGCGCGCGACCTCAGGCTGGATGCCGAAGACATGGCGCTGATCGCGGCGCTGGAGCGCAACGGCCGCGAAGTCAGCCCCGAAGGTCTGGCTCCTGTGTGGGACTGA
- a CDS encoding CHAD domain-containing protein: MGKGKPDAIVAFSAIASPLVDSAVEQARLIAQAPAVEGIHQLRVTLRSLLTLWWFYRPLMEARKYALQRSSLKSIACAAGMARDYDILIELLRRNDKCSAADIAALSAARESALQAGREILSPPHVQTCLQEALAQASASLGPGSGQPRLRALAQARVAQAAKQLRRRTKRAITAGKPDLEAFHDVRKAGKKTRYLLELFGPLLPADHRRLLKRLQKIQQPLGELNDFAVSESLLRQNPRLIPSPDQAKEIRRWLRKKRKHRLSALSCLLRKDQTLKQA; the protein is encoded by the coding sequence ATGGGCAAAGGCAAACCAGACGCCATAGTGGCGTTTTCAGCTATTGCATCCCCGCTTGTCGACTCGGCAGTCGAACAGGCCCGGCTGATAGCCCAAGCACCCGCCGTCGAGGGCATCCATCAGTTGCGCGTCACATTGCGCAGCCTGCTGACGCTGTGGTGGTTTTACCGGCCTCTGATGGAGGCGAGAAAGTACGCACTGCAGCGCAGCAGCCTGAAATCGATTGCCTGCGCTGCAGGCATGGCCCGCGATTACGACATTCTGATCGAGCTGCTAAGGCGAAACGACAAATGCAGCGCGGCCGACATTGCGGCCCTATCGGCCGCCCGCGAATCCGCTCTGCAGGCTGGCCGGGAAATACTTTCGCCCCCTCACGTACAGACATGCTTGCAGGAAGCTCTTGCGCAAGCTTCAGCAAGCTTGGGCCCTGGGTCCGGCCAGCCGCGACTGCGGGCTCTTGCACAGGCCCGGGTTGCACAAGCAGCGAAACAGCTACGCCGACGCACCAAGCGGGCGATCACCGCCGGCAAGCCAGACCTTGAAGCCTTTCACGATGTCAGAAAAGCCGGCAAGAAAACACGTTATCTGCTGGAGCTGTTCGGGCCCCTGCTGCCCGCAGACCATCGCCGCCTGCTCAAGCGACTCCAGAAAATCCAGCAGCCGCTTGGCGAGTTGAATGACTTTGCTGTCAGCGAAAGCCTGCTCAGGCAGAACCCGCGCCTGATCCCGTCTCCAGATCAGGCGAAAGAAATAAGACGCTGGCTCAGAAAAAAACGCAAACACCGCCTGAGCGCCCTCTCCTGCTTGCTGCGCAAGGATCAGACACTCAAGCAGGCTTAA
- a CDS encoding SRPBCC family protein codes for MPQTIRLHRVIKAPPERVYRAFTSPEAMVKWLPPHGFAAQVHEFDARVGGRYRMSFINFSANSRNSFGGEFLELVPNQRIRHTDRFEDPNLPGEMITTVELKAVFCGTELHVVQEGVPDMIPEGACYLGWQESLQLLALLVEPTIPDGT; via the coding sequence ATGCCACAGACCATTCGACTGCATCGTGTGATCAAGGCCCCGCCCGAGCGGGTCTACCGGGCCTTCACGAGCCCCGAGGCCATGGTCAAGTGGCTGCCGCCTCATGGTTTCGCGGCGCAGGTGCATGAATTTGACGCCCGTGTGGGCGGTCGCTACCGCATGAGCTTCATCAATTTTTCTGCCAACAGTCGAAACAGCTTTGGCGGCGAGTTTCTCGAGCTGGTGCCGAACCAGCGCATACGCCATACCGACCGCTTCGAGGACCCGAATCTGCCGGGCGAGATGATCACCACCGTGGAACTGAAAGCCGTGTTTTGCGGCACCGAGCTGCATGTGGTGCAGGAGGGCGTTCCCGACATGATTCCCGAAGGAGCCTGCTATCTGGGCTGGCAGGAGTCGCTGCAGCTGCTTGCCCTCCTCGTGGAGCCGACCATCCCTGACGGAACGTAA